Below is a genomic region from Schistocerca americana isolate TAMUIC-IGC-003095 chromosome 1, iqSchAmer2.1, whole genome shotgun sequence.
GCGTTCAGAAATAATGAGTCTAACAAAAGGTCCTTCATGTCATTTAAGCACACACATACATACTGCGATAAGTTACATATACATCATCTCTCCAGGCTCAGCACATTTCCTTTCTTAACGTATTTGCTGTTTCATTCAGTTTATCTTTATGGAACCAATGGATAATGCTGCCTAAAATATAGCCAGCACAAAATGTCTTAACATAATTTTTTGTATAAAACAATTAAATCAGAACCACCTGAGGAAAAACAGGTTTAATAATTAAAGTTCCTGGCGGAGATACTGGGGTTTAAGCTCCTCTATCCTCTTGATGAAATCTGTTTTTTCTATACATCCTTCGCAGGTCTCATCCCAGTCACTGAGAATTTTCTTCAGGTCACGCACTTTCAGTTTCTTGAGGTCCACTGTTTTTAAGTCAATGGTCTTATCATAGCGTAAATCGCAAATCTGTGAatcttttttcttcaatttttcacACACTTTTTCAGCTGGCATTGACCACGACACTGGCTTGGACATTTCTCCCAGTATTCCAGTCGCAGACTCCTCGAGACCACCCAAATAGTAACAaaatctgttctcttttcctttcgTAGCTTTGCAGAATTTCCTAAATTCATCTTCAATCAATGTTGGCTTCGATCTTACATCATCGCTTAGCTGACCGCTAAATTTTTCCATTACTGTCACACACACTTCGCAATCTGATTTCTTCAGACAGGAACCACACCCAAGAAGGGCCAGCAGAAATAAATAGAAAGCCATTGTCAAATTTCTTTGTGCACCCATTGTTGTAGTAATCCAGACACCAAAATACCGGATACTTCACGTCACACTCACACTTCTACACTCAAACACCATGCATCACAGACGACCACTCAGCGACCGGGTCGGACACTGTTTACAATCACAGTGCACATGCAAGAACTGGCCTTTGACAAAAGACGACAGCAAACAGTTACATTCTCTTGTAATATGCTTCCTGCAATCGAACTTCGAGCCCCCCTCAGTAATTTTGACTCCTCACAAATTACCTACGGTGGCAAAATCGCGATTCGTTGATGCACCATGACGTGTCCTGTCAACTAATCATTTCTTTTAGTGAACACCTGCCATAATTCTTTTTTCTCTAtagttcaattcagtacctcctcattagttattagaTAAACCCATCTAATATCGAGCATTCTACTGTGACAAATTGTAATTAAAGTTTCACAACATACATGTTTCGAGACAGTTGACAATTTTCAACCAGAGAAAACTCCAGTCTGGATGGTTGCTTGAGTACTTTTATCGTTTCTAATGTGTCGGCGTCGATTACTCTGTATTGTACCGCAAAGCTCCTTCGAAGACGTAAATTTAATGTGCATTTATTTTGTAGGTGATTGTCTTGGCCACCTGCGTGGCAGTTGCTTGCAGCCAGGAGACGCGAGAGAAGCGCGGCCTCCTGGGGGCGGGAGTGCTGGCTGCCCCCGGTGCTGTGCTGGCGCCGCGCGTCCTCGCCGCCCCCGCCATAGCCGCCGCCCCCATCGTCGCAGCCCCCGCCATCGCCCACGCCCCTCTTGGCGTGGGGCTGGGCTTGGCTCACCCCATCATCGGCTGAACAGCTTCTTACTAATCTATACGTGTATGTCTGTACTGCGTGTGTATAAATATACTCTCTGTAGCCTTatttgatggttttttttttttttttttttttttttttttttttttttttttttttactctgcaaACCAGCGCATCCTTTTTCATACACCCTGTTGCGCGTAACGGAATTACACCACAAATCTAGCACTTCTGCTTACTTGTCTGCTCCACTGCCAGCAATATAGGTCATTATTTTCACAAGTTTGTATACGTAATATTGTCAGATATTGCAGTGTATTATCAATGTGGTCGTTCTAGAGAGTGTTTTCCATTACGTGCATACCTGAAAGTATTCAAATCCATTTTTGGGAGAAGTTAAGGACAGTGATGAACCTTAATACTATGACAATATTTCTAAAACAGTGTTGTTCGAATTTTTGGATGCAGTAAACCGGCGACTCTATGTGGCAAGGATTTGATAAGtcgatggtgtgtttttacaggtATGTGTGACCAGATGCCTATGTATAAGTCATGCCTTCGACATGAAGTACGGGCCAGTGGTTTGTGTGCACTAAGCTGGCTCCGATAGTGTCCAAGATGTCTGCCATCAGATATAGATCAGGCTAATATTGTGAACAAGGTAACACTCATCAGACCACTGCAACACGATTGCGATCTAGTGACACTGCCATCCGGCTCGGAGATAGCATAGTCATCAGGGTAGAGATCAAGAAGGGCCGGAAGTGAAACGCAGTACGCGGTATTCCGCATCTATTACAGTGACCCCGGATACTACCACTCTACCCACGAAAGCCGAGATGAATGTCCCTCGCATCTTAATATTGCCTTCAACGGAGTGATTCGATGCCACGGATCATGTTTGGAGCAACCTTTGCGCTGTATGGCAGCGTTTTCGGACACGACCATAGATCTGGTATGAGAAGAAACGTTATTGTCCGATCGTGTAATATATTTCCGTCGATCCAGTGTGCATACTCGAATGTTCCACGtccactacaatcgtaattgacaTGGTCGTTTGGTCAACATGGGAACGTGAAGGGGTTGTCTGCTGCAGAGCCTCATGTTTAATATTGTACATTGAATGATATTCCGGAACATCTGCACCTCCACCAGTACTGTAACATGCCATTATATGTGCCCAGATCGCAGCCTACCTGCTTTGCAGAGCCGACACACCTTCGTTCTGCACGCTCTGTGGAGAAACGTTTATGCCCATCATCTTATCCCTGATCGTGGTTTCACCGTACGTCAAACACTTCCTGTAGATGTTCACGACTGTGGCCCTCGCGTAGCTGACCGGCTACGCCATAATAAAGTACACATTCTCAGGCGCCGGTCCATAACAATttggcctttgtcaaagttgccTGTTCCAGTGAACTTGGACATTTGCATCCAAAATTGTTGCTAGAATGTGGGCCAGTCTATCTTTGCTCCATTTACGTAATTTCTTTCCGGTATCGCATGACCTAAACACCACCAGCCAGCATTAAGTTTCATTGTGGTCAAGGTTCTTAATGTTTTGGCGCCAGATTTTACGCTGAAAAACCTTACCAGAGTCAGATGTGGATTTCGACCACAATTTATTTCTTATAAACTGCAgcttgaaacagaaaaatttccAGAAATGAAGCAAACTAAGGACACTAAGAACCAGAAGTAAATTGAAATAAACAGGTGTAACGAAGTGTAGGCGACTTACGTCAGGCGAAGATGAGAGGATTACTTCAGAAAAGGGGGACGTTGAAAGTGATAGTCGAGTCTTAGAAAACTGGACAAGACAACTTAAAAAAAAGGTTCCACAGGTGATAAGTATGTTAAACGAATGTGTGACGAGAAAAAATACATTATTCAGATCAACAACAGAGATAAAGTATAGTCGCGATTGAGGACTGTAATTTAGTAACAGGCAGAAAGGCGATATGGTAAAATTACAATAGAATATGGATAGCAAAAACGAAATGAAAGGGTAACGTACCTGTTAGAAATTTGCCCAAGGACAATTCATTCATCCCTAACACTTGGTTAGCAGTCATGAAACAATGTTATATAAGTAGAAGAGACCTGCGGAAACCGAAAGGTTTCAGATAGCTTATATTATGATAAAGAATATTTCAGATCCAGATTTTAGGTAGCGAAACATTACCAGTGTCAGACGTGGATTCCGTTTATAATTTATTTCTCATAAACTGCAGGCTGAAACTCAAAATTTTCGAGCAAGAAAGAAAATATAAGAGGTTGAGATTGAGTAGTTATTAACAGATTCAAAGGATGCATTAGACAACGATTGACTGAAGCAGTGAATAGAAGCACACAGAACATTattggatagctttgagagatgaagtgctGAAAGTAATAGGAGATAAAGTAGCTAAAAAGACAAGGCCCTTAATAAATCAGTGGGCAACACACGAGGTAATGAATTTAATTGCCcataggagaaaaatcaaatccccGCACGTGAATCTGTCAAAGaggaattcaaaaaatggttcaaattgctctgagcacaatgggacttaacttctgaggtcatcagtcccctagaactaagaactacttaaacctaactaacctaaggacatcacacacacccatgcccgaggtaggattctaacgtgcaaccgtagcggttgcgaggttccagactgtagcgcctagaaccgctcggccaccccggccgactaagAGGAATTCAGATATCTAAAAATAAGACTGACAGAAAGTTCACATAGACAAAGCAGGCATAGCTGTACGAAAAGTTCAAATTTATTGAAACATACATGGCTTTACGAAATATAGAAGCCGCTTACCTGAAAAATAAAGAGGCCTTTTGAAAAAGGAGACCGTGGAGTGTTAATATTTCAGTTGGGAAGCCACtactaaaaaaaagaaaggaaggctaAAAGATAGGCCCAGTCAGAGGAAGGGATGATAAAGaaggagaaagtatatgaagacggAATAGAAGATATAATACTGCCAGAATGTGACTGAGCACTTAcacacctaagccgaaacaaggcaccTAGAGTAGTTGACATATTCTCGTTGAGATACTTGAAAGAACATCTGATGTGCGTTATATATCTGAGACGCAACCTGAATCACCATTAAGAGCAGAACTCAGTGTGGACTATTTAGAATTTCggggaaatataggaacacgtaagGAAATACTGATCCAAAGACTTATTTTATAAGATAGGATGAAGAAAGATATCAAATATTTATGGCATTTGCAGATTAACTGAAAACCTTAAACTATGTTGGTTGTGGTACACACTTTGAAATTCTTccggcagcagggataaaatatagggagctaaaagttatctacaacttgagCAGACACGAGACTGCAGTTACAGGAATCTAATTACATTAAAGGAAAGCAGTAGATGAGAAAGAAATGAGCCATGCTTGTAGTCCAACACTTATGTAATTATATCGCTACATTAAGCAAGTGGTAAAAGAAAACATAGAGAAACTAGAAAGGGAATTGAAATTCATagataagaaacaaaaactttgaggtttatcaACGACTTTGTAAATCTGTCGGACAGCAACGGAAATGGAAGGTCTGTTTATCTCCCTAAAACAGTTTATAAGATGGAGATCATCGAAAGAAAAACAAGGGTAATCCATTGTCAggatattgagggaattagattaagaaaaggcactaAAAGTTGTAGATAGGTCATGCTGTTTGGTCCGTAAAGTAACTGGTCACGGCAGAAACAAGGGCATGAACTGTGAACTAGCTATAAGAAGAAAGTCTTTCCTCAAAAACTACGTTAACTTGgaaaatacattgacggaaaaaattgtAGCACGACGAAGAAGTTGAGCGACACAAAAGAAATTTCCTaagcctgtttctacatctgaaacatgatttcTATTCGAGTTTCGTCCCACTCGCATAGGACTGGAGATAGTAAAGCTACTGACGACACAAATAAGGtatgctttaaacacacgctgtaacgttcGTGAGTTACATCTGAGACTGGGcaaggtgagttgatgttagtcaagaattcccTTACGGCTACTAACACgctgttatcaacacctcactgagtttgaaagagatcttctaataaggctacgagaaactgatagttccttctgtgatattacagaaatatgtggcagggaagtagccactgtacataatccCTGGCAGCGTTGGTAACGAGAGTGTACGGTTACAAGAAGACCGTGCTCAGGGTGGCCACGTGGcagtactgagagggaagaccttcgtgttcagcgtatggctctggcgcatcgtactgcatctacagcagcaattgtAACCGCAGTTGGTACCGtaatgacacaaagaactgttaaaaatcggttacttcatggtTGGCTCtgaaccagacgccctgtatcgTGCACTCCACCGACCCAAACCACCATCTGCGACTTTAGTCGTGTTAAGCGAGAACtcagggtggaggtctcttgtgttttctgaggaaagctggttctgcctcggtgtcagcgaTGATCGTATACCggttagaaggtggccagttgagggcctgcaaccaacaagTCTGCGTGCTGGACATACTGAACATACGCCTGGAGGTATGATGGAGGATGGGATTTGCATGACAGGTGGAGCACTCTCGTGGACATTCCATCAATTCTGACTCAAAATTTGTACGTCAGGTTGTTGATTCGATCTACTGTGttggcattcatgaacagcattccaaggggtgttttccaacaggataacgctcgaccacatagcacagctgtagcccaacatgctgtacagcgtaacgacatgttgctttggcccgcTCGGTTACCAGATCTTTCTCCGATCGAGTACATGTCGAAAATCaccgaacgacaactccagcgtcatccacaaaaattaccCTCCCCGTATTGATAAATCAAATACAACACTCATCGAATTCCATCCCACGAACTgaacacctgtacagcacaatgcatgaacGTTAACATGCTTGCTGTCTACATTCTGCTGGTTAAATCGGTTATTACTGTACCAGaatttaacatttgcaatggcCTATCTTGTGAATGCGTCTCTTATGAGACTGTAGCGTATATCTTTGTTTCTAGTATGTGTCCTGCCATCTGTGGATCTTATTGTGGGCCAGCTTTATCAGTCCCGTAAGCCCATAATGTAAATATGAACATCCACGAAAAGCTGTGTCACCGATCCCTCTGATATTCGCTTCCATATGGGCTCCACGACAGTGTGCTTTAAGCCGTtcgaatgatctatggaacatcaaACCAACATTCATTACATTATGTAGGTAAAATTTTGTAACTGATGGTGTCCATAGTGTAGTAATGCCAAACAAACAACGGATTTCCTCTTCTGGAATTAAATTCGTTTACACAGATTATTTTGTTATTAATAGCAAGGAGATAATAACTTGACTGGCTCAAAACACAGTATAATTATTTGGATACGACTTTCCCGCAAGTTTACATTATCACAGTGAACTGATAATAGCTTATACCTAAATATAACTGAAATAATTCATGCCGAATGAAGCTATAGATTCGACGCCATATTCTAATACCCATTACTTATCCTACAGGAAATGTACGACTGTAGTGACATTTTTGACCACTGTCGTAGTTTTCGCAAAGAAATAATTTTGGAGTTCCAAATACTGCCACATCTAGGTATACTACAAAACTAGACATAGCAAATTATAGTGCTTTAATATCGTTACCATTAACATTTTATGATCAAACAACGATTGAAAGGACCAGCAGGCTCCATGCAAGTAATCGTTTACGAGTTACTTCAGAACGAAAGAAATGTAGAGTAGTTGGGAAGCGGCGTGAGAGAAGCCAATATAACTTCAACGTTTTGGTCGATCAAGTATGATTTTATAACATAAATACATTTCAAAACAGCAGAAGAGAAAAATCCACTGTTCGCTGAATGCTGATAATTTTAATCGTATCTTCCTATTGTTCAGATCTTCCTTATCATTTTTTGTCTCACCAACTGACAGAATTGGTGCCGCCGAGCTCAAGAAGTGTAGAATCAGAAGGAACGGAGTTCGAGGTAGCTCCTGGAATATGTACTGATAACATCAGCTCAAAAAATCCATTGACTCAGCGAAAATGAGACGGCGACGACAGTCATGACACCCAAGCTTTGAGAAATGTGGGATCAGTGGCAGAGAAAGCGTCCACATAGTGACAGCTACAATCGAAACTCAATATTTCCAAATGTAGTAGCCAATTCCCGAAATAAATTTCTAAGGAAAGACTACTAAAATCAATTCCCGAAACAAATTTCTAAGGAAAGACTACTAAAATCAAGAACCAGTTTAAGTATAAGAAATTGCAAGCTGCTGCCGTCCATTGGGGTGCTAAATTACTACCAGTAGTAACAAGCAACGATACAGTAGGAAATCTGTCTGTGGTTATTTGAGACTGTGATACTGAACAACTTTATGGAGTCCATGCATTTCAGCCTGTGCCTGGAAACGGCGGGCTACTGCTGTATACGAAATTATCCATAAATGGGCGTTTTCTGTTCTAGGATAAAACATTATTTGGATTGAAGGCATATTTTTAATTGAATATCTCTTGTATTTAACTTACAGGAGTCACATGCATGTAATCATTCTCCAAAGGATTCTTGGTGAAAAGATTGATTACAGAAGGAGAGtccaaacataaaaatatttaaaaa
It encodes:
- the LOC124615551 gene encoding mesencephalic astrocyte-derived neurotrophic factor homolog, whose translation is MGAQRNLTMAFYLFLLALLGCGSCLKKSDCEVCVTVMEKFSGQLSDDVRSKPTLIEDEFRKFCKATKGKENRFCYYLGGLEESATGILGEMSKPVSWSMPAEKVCEKLKKKDSQICDLRYDKTIDLKTVDLKKLKVRDLKKILSDWDETCEGCIEKTDFIKRIEELKPQYLRQEL
- the LOC124615559 gene encoding cuticle protein 65-like, translated to MKFLVIVLATCVAVACSQETREKRGLLGAGVLAAPGAVLAPRVLAAPAIAAAPIVAAPAIAHAPLGVGLGLAHPIIG